In Rhodococcus sp. OK302, one genomic interval encodes:
- a CDS encoding SDR family NAD(P)-dependent oxidoreductase yields the protein MNAQKVALVTGASRSVGKGIALALGSDGWTVYVTARGEVGTGGALDKTAAEITERGGHGIAVQVDHSDDQQIVDLFARIADEQSGQLDLLINNVWANPAGYAGFSDPFWKRPVADWDSLIGIGLRAHYVASVEAAKLMVPRGSGVIGNISSFGTRGYLHSVLYGMSKAGLDKMAADMAVDLKGTGVTALSFWLGLIRNERMEASGMTDFEGFSLAEAETPEFVGQVITALANDPEVNTRNGHTLITAETALDYGITDANGKQPASHRSAFGGGPLFGPA from the coding sequence ATGAACGCGCAGAAGGTCGCACTGGTCACCGGCGCGAGTCGGAGCGTCGGCAAGGGAATTGCTCTCGCCTTGGGCAGCGACGGATGGACCGTCTATGTGACTGCCCGCGGCGAGGTCGGCACCGGCGGCGCCTTGGACAAGACTGCCGCCGAAATCACCGAGCGCGGCGGGCACGGAATCGCTGTACAGGTCGATCACAGCGACGACCAGCAGATCGTGGACCTGTTCGCGCGTATCGCCGACGAGCAGTCCGGCCAACTGGACCTCCTGATCAACAACGTCTGGGCCAATCCCGCCGGATATGCAGGGTTCAGCGACCCGTTCTGGAAACGACCTGTCGCGGACTGGGATTCACTGATCGGAATCGGCCTTCGAGCCCACTACGTCGCCTCGGTGGAAGCAGCGAAGTTGATGGTTCCACGCGGTAGCGGTGTGATCGGCAATATCTCGTCCTTCGGCACCCGCGGATATCTGCACTCGGTTCTGTACGGCATGTCGAAAGCCGGACTCGACAAAATGGCTGCGGACATGGCAGTCGATTTGAAGGGCACCGGAGTCACCGCACTGTCCTTCTGGCTCGGTTTGATCCGCAACGAGCGGATGGAAGCCAGCGGAATGACGGACTTCGAGGGCTTCTCACTCGCCGAGGCGGAAACCCCGGAGTTCGTCGGGCAGGTCATCACCGCTCTCGCCAACGACCCCGAGGTCAACACGCGCAACGGCCACACCCTGATCACGGCGGAGACCGCACTCGACTACGGAATCACCGACGCCAACGGCAAGCAACCGGCTTCACATCGGAGCGCATTTGGCGGTGGACCGCTCTTCGGACCCGCCTAG
- a CDS encoding DUF503 domain-containing protein, giving the protein MFVGALEFDILFGDVHSLKEKRSLVSPILTELRRFGVSAAEAGEQGRFRRALVGVAAVSSSVDHLHDVLDHCERAVAARPEMQLLAVRRRIFGPED; this is encoded by the coding sequence ATGTTTGTAGGAGCATTGGAGTTCGACATTCTTTTCGGAGATGTCCACTCACTCAAGGAAAAGCGCTCGCTGGTGTCGCCGATACTGACGGAGCTGCGTCGGTTCGGTGTCAGTGCTGCCGAAGCCGGTGAGCAGGGACGGTTTCGTCGGGCTCTGGTCGGGGTGGCTGCTGTCAGTTCGTCGGTCGATCACCTGCACGATGTCCTCGATCATTGCGAGCGTGCAGTGGCCGCGCGACCTGAGATGCAACTCCTCGCGGTGCGACGACGAATATTCGGTCCCGAGGACTGA
- a CDS encoding TetR/AcrR family transcriptional regulator: MSSEESQQPKRRMSAPARRALVLAAATRAFAHGGYSGTSTDAVAKEAGVSQPYVVRMFGTKADLFEAVFSRALGEIVRTFTDKLDTLRIEPSDPQFWAELGSSYGELVLDRDLLLVMLHGFATSTDDIAAASRSAMSEIYTLLRNRTGCTPEQARLFIANGMLINNLLAMKAPENVDGDPALGELWTSVFGESAAAALAAAGTAPESDANS; the protein is encoded by the coding sequence ATGTCGAGCGAAGAATCCCAGCAGCCCAAACGCAGGATGAGCGCACCCGCGCGCCGGGCACTCGTCCTCGCCGCGGCCACTCGGGCCTTCGCTCACGGCGGGTATTCCGGCACCAGCACCGACGCCGTCGCCAAGGAAGCCGGAGTATCCCAGCCATACGTCGTTCGGATGTTCGGAACGAAAGCAGATCTGTTCGAGGCCGTGTTCTCACGCGCGCTCGGCGAGATCGTCCGCACGTTCACCGACAAGCTGGACACACTGCGCATAGAGCCGAGCGATCCGCAGTTCTGGGCAGAACTCGGCTCCTCTTACGGTGAGCTGGTCCTCGACCGCGATCTACTACTTGTCATGTTGCACGGATTCGCCACCAGCACAGACGATATCGCCGCCGCCTCGCGGTCTGCGATGTCGGAGATCTACACCTTGCTACGCAATCGCACCGGCTGCACTCCCGAGCAAGCTCGACTGTTCATCGCCAACGGCATGCTGATCAACAATCTGCTCGCAATGAAAGCGCCCGAAAACGTCGACGGGGATCCCGCCCTGGGAGAGCTGTGGACCAGCGTTTTCGGCGAATCTGCTGCGGCGGCACTCGCAGCCGCCGGGACGGCGCCTGAATCTGACGCAAATTCCTGA
- a CDS encoding DMT family transporter: MSIESSAIARRSTPLPDEHSRAGLWWGLLGVLAFSFTVPLTRVAVADFDPLFIGAGRAVLAGGLAVTVLFATRTTIPSLRQWAHIALVTAGVVLGFPLLTTFALQTSPASHAAVVIGLLPAATAVFAVVRGKERPSRSFWSASAAGALSVALFVAFANGGLGSFHLADLLLFGAVLCAALGYSEGALLAREIGSWQTIAWALILGLPVTITLTVVSIVNSPVNADTNSWLAFAYLGVISMFLGFFPWYRGLAIGPISTVSQTQLVQPVLTIAWSAMILGEALSSTVVAGGVVVIGCAWLALKARVAAPHVAGARVAAPHVASARVAAPHVDGAATASDLGGSEERSTAKCAPM; this comes from the coding sequence ATGAGTATAGAGAGTAGCGCTATCGCGCGCCGAAGCACACCGCTACCGGACGAACATTCGCGTGCCGGTCTGTGGTGGGGACTGCTGGGAGTTCTGGCATTTTCGTTCACTGTCCCGTTGACCCGGGTTGCCGTCGCCGATTTTGATCCGCTGTTTATCGGCGCCGGGCGTGCAGTGCTCGCGGGCGGATTGGCCGTCACCGTCCTGTTCGCCACCCGCACCACCATCCCCAGCCTTCGGCAGTGGGCGCATATCGCACTCGTGACCGCCGGAGTGGTTCTCGGGTTCCCCTTGCTGACGACCTTCGCTTTGCAGACTTCGCCGGCTAGCCATGCAGCCGTGGTGATCGGATTGCTGCCGGCCGCGACAGCAGTATTTGCCGTCGTCCGGGGGAAGGAGCGTCCGAGTAGGTCATTCTGGTCGGCCAGCGCGGCCGGTGCATTGTCGGTTGCACTGTTCGTCGCATTCGCAAACGGTGGACTTGGTTCATTCCACCTTGCGGACCTGCTGCTCTTCGGGGCGGTGCTGTGTGCGGCACTCGGCTACTCGGAAGGCGCGTTGCTGGCGCGAGAAATCGGATCGTGGCAGACAATCGCCTGGGCGCTGATTCTGGGACTTCCCGTCACGATCACGCTCACCGTCGTATCGATAGTGAATTCGCCCGTGAACGCTGATACCAACTCGTGGCTCGCGTTTGCCTACCTGGGTGTAATCAGCATGTTTCTCGGGTTTTTCCCCTGGTACCGCGGCCTCGCCATCGGACCGATTTCCACGGTCAGCCAGACGCAATTGGTTCAGCCGGTGCTGACTATCGCGTGGTCCGCAATGATCCTCGGTGAGGCATTGTCGTCCACTGTTGTCGCGGGTGGCGTCGTGGTGATCGGCTGTGCCTGGCTCGCGCTCAAGGCGCGCGTAGCGGCGCCGCATGTTGCTGGTGCGCGCGTAGCGGCGCCGCATGTTGCTAGTGCGCGCGTAGCGGCGCCGCATGTTGACGGCGCCGCTACCGCGTCGGATCTAGGCGGGTCCGAAGAGCGGTCCACCGCCAAATGCGCTCCGATGTGA
- a CDS encoding ferritin-like domain-containing protein — protein MSVIRRSKAGDDAVLAAIESENAAIFAYGVVAAFSNPARVNEVAVHTATHRARRNSLIAMATQAGLTPPIAAAAYAIPFPVTDAVTAAQLAAQIEADTAITYRAFIEQVDTDELRTFGIDALTDASIRGAGWRSALGTTPVTTAFPGVPAS, from the coding sequence ATGAGCGTCATTCGTAGATCGAAAGCCGGCGACGACGCCGTGCTCGCAGCAATCGAATCCGAGAATGCCGCGATCTTCGCTTATGGCGTCGTCGCAGCATTTTCGAATCCGGCTCGCGTCAACGAGGTCGCCGTTCATACAGCCACTCACCGTGCTCGGCGTAACTCTCTGATTGCGATGGCAACCCAGGCCGGACTCACTCCCCCGATTGCCGCCGCTGCCTACGCGATTCCCTTCCCGGTCACCGATGCCGTTACCGCAGCTCAGTTGGCGGCGCAGATCGAAGCCGACACAGCGATCACCTATCGCGCATTCATCGAACAGGTTGATACCGACGAACTGCGGACATTCGGGATCGATGCGCTCACCGACGCTTCCATTCGCGGGGCCGGGTGGCGTTCAGCTTTGGGGACAACTCCGGTGACAACGGCATTTCCGGGAGTTCCGGCGTCGTAG
- the rimP gene encoding ribosome maturation factor RimP, producing MPVPSKDRVIELVSELVQAQGYDVEDVVVTQAGKHSAVRIMVDSDSGIELDAAADISRLVSELFDSLEEVGETPYTLEVTSPGIDRPLTLGRHWRRARGRKARIDLADETVVGRIGLLGDDSVAVVLNSRGRFTVREIPLVDVQKAVVQVEFSKPGEQELELAGGILEGRAVPSDVNADIDETDDSHVVGSEEDEEDVENEEGFDK from the coding sequence ATGCCGGTGCCATCCAAGGACAGGGTTATCGAGCTGGTCTCCGAACTCGTGCAGGCCCAGGGTTACGACGTCGAGGACGTTGTAGTCACTCAAGCGGGCAAGCACAGTGCTGTTCGCATCATGGTTGACAGCGATTCCGGGATCGAGCTCGATGCGGCGGCCGACATCAGTCGGCTCGTGTCCGAGCTGTTCGACAGCCTCGAGGAGGTCGGCGAAACGCCGTACACACTCGAAGTCACCTCACCCGGAATTGATCGTCCGTTGACGTTGGGGCGCCATTGGCGTCGGGCGCGCGGACGCAAGGCTCGGATCGACCTCGCTGATGAAACGGTTGTCGGCCGTATCGGGCTGCTCGGTGACGATTCGGTTGCGGTCGTGTTGAACAGTCGGGGCCGCTTCACGGTGCGTGAGATTCCCCTCGTCGACGTACAGAAAGCTGTTGTCCAGGTCGAGTTTTCGAAGCCCGGTGAGCAGGAACTCGAGTTGGCCGGTGGCATCCTGGAAGGGCGCGCTGTTCCTTCGGATGTGAACGCGGATATAGACGAGACCGATGATTCCCACGTGGTCGGTTCAGAAGAAGACGAAGAAGACGTAGAAAACGAAGAAGGGTTCGACAAGTGA
- a CDS encoding nuclear transport factor 2 family protein, which produces MDLAQRIDALEQIEEIKKLKYRYWRACDAKDPVGFRNSFISQGASINYGGLGAFDDAGPMADIFTAVALRQVEGSYAVLDMHHGQHADIELTSETTALGRWTLKFRQIDTVRRTEKLMTGEYDDAYVIEDGIWKMSQCHFTETWSITTPLHPEAVIAEGTFGGKR; this is translated from the coding sequence TTGGATCTCGCACAACGCATCGACGCACTCGAGCAGATCGAAGAGATCAAGAAGCTCAAGTACCGCTACTGGCGCGCCTGCGACGCCAAAGACCCGGTCGGGTTTCGCAACAGCTTCATCAGCCAGGGCGCATCCATCAACTACGGCGGACTCGGCGCGTTCGACGACGCCGGTCCGATGGCCGATATCTTCACTGCGGTTGCCCTGCGACAGGTTGAGGGCAGTTACGCGGTCCTCGATATGCACCACGGCCAGCATGCCGACATCGAATTGACCTCGGAGACAACCGCACTCGGACGATGGACTCTCAAGTTTCGTCAGATCGACACGGTCCGTCGAACCGAGAAGCTCATGACCGGCGAATACGACGACGCTTATGTGATCGAAGACGGGATCTGGAAGATGAGTCAGTGCCATTTCACGGAGACGTGGTCGATCACCACTCCCCTGCACCCCGAAGCCGTTATCGCCGAGGGCACGTTCGGCGGTAAGCGATGA
- a CDS encoding YlxR family protein: MVRRESSDSAHVRPGSPVRTCVGCREQGSAADLLRVVVGEQGPEGSLLVPDVLRRLPGRGAWLHLDPSCLSLAERRRAFSRALRVSGNLDTSAVDQLVDAVHTKAVPLEKNRHKHS; encoded by the coding sequence ATGGTTCGACGTGAGTCCTCGGATTCTGCGCACGTGAGGCCCGGTTCGCCGGTCCGGACATGCGTGGGATGCAGGGAACAAGGGTCGGCTGCCGATCTGTTGAGGGTCGTGGTTGGTGAGCAGGGGCCGGAGGGTTCCTTGCTCGTCCCCGACGTATTGCGACGGCTTCCCGGTCGAGGTGCTTGGCTGCACCTCGATCCGAGTTGCCTGAGCCTGGCAGAGCGGCGCCGAGCATTCAGCAGAGCACTGCGAGTGTCCGGAAATCTGGACACGTCCGCTGTCGACCAACTGGTCGACGCAGTTCACACAAAAGCAGTACCTCTCGAGAAGAACAGGCACAAGCACTCATGA
- a CDS encoding DHA2 family efflux MFS transporter permease subunit, which translates to MTVLANADAGATPGSEAHGRRTVPVAIAILAASLPMFMATLDNLVMTSALPVIEKDLNASVGQLQWFMNAYTLAFATLMLSATTLGDRWGRRRMFVGGIGLFTAASIASALSTSAGLLIAARAVQGVGAAAIMPLSLTLLVAAVPEAKRAMAIGVWGGVSGLGIALGPVVGGAVVDGFSWQGIFWINVPVAIVAVPLAMYALRESTGRTQPLDLPGVVLAGLGVFLAVWGIVHGNDDGWTSFGVVASLVGSAVALALFVLRELKTRYPVMPLRLFRSRSFSMANVIGLTFSIGIFGAVFLLSQYLQIAMGFSPFEAGLRTLPWTAAPMIFAPLAGLLAPKLGLRSLLLAGLSLQAGALFWLAALIEPGVTYGSMVPALLMAGVGMGLTFAPNATAVLADMDAPDHGTASSTNATLREIGVALGIAILTAVFLAAGGALTPLGYGEALTPALRVGGCFVLIALVAAWFVPTRRR; encoded by the coding sequence ATGACTGTTTTGGCGAATGCCGATGCTGGGGCAACCCCCGGGTCGGAGGCGCATGGCCGACGAACTGTGCCGGTCGCGATAGCGATCCTCGCGGCCTCGCTCCCGATGTTCATGGCGACTCTCGACAATCTTGTGATGACCAGCGCATTGCCGGTGATCGAGAAGGATCTGAACGCATCCGTCGGCCAGTTGCAGTGGTTCATGAATGCTTACACGCTCGCCTTTGCGACGCTGATGTTGTCGGCAACGACCCTCGGAGATCGCTGGGGGAGGCGACGCATGTTCGTGGGCGGAATCGGTTTGTTCACGGCAGCATCGATCGCGTCTGCATTGTCGACATCGGCCGGCCTGTTGATCGCAGCACGTGCCGTTCAAGGTGTCGGTGCTGCTGCAATCATGCCGCTCTCACTGACGCTGCTGGTCGCTGCAGTTCCGGAAGCCAAGCGCGCCATGGCGATCGGCGTGTGGGGCGGTGTGTCGGGACTCGGTATCGCTCTGGGGCCGGTGGTGGGAGGCGCTGTGGTCGACGGATTCTCGTGGCAAGGGATCTTCTGGATCAACGTGCCGGTGGCAATCGTCGCTGTTCCCCTCGCGATGTATGCATTGCGTGAATCGACGGGGCGCACACAACCTTTGGATCTGCCCGGAGTTGTCCTCGCCGGGCTGGGTGTGTTCTTGGCAGTCTGGGGCATCGTTCACGGCAACGACGACGGGTGGACTTCGTTCGGAGTTGTTGCCTCGCTGGTGGGTTCAGCGGTTGCGCTGGCGTTGTTCGTCCTCCGGGAGTTGAAGACCCGGTATCCGGTGATGCCGTTGCGCTTGTTCCGCTCGCGCAGTTTCTCGATGGCGAACGTAATCGGGTTGACCTTCTCGATCGGCATCTTCGGTGCTGTGTTCCTGCTCTCGCAGTACCTTCAAATCGCCATGGGTTTCAGCCCGTTCGAAGCAGGGTTGCGGACGCTCCCGTGGACGGCGGCACCGATGATCTTCGCTCCGCTGGCCGGACTGCTCGCGCCGAAGCTAGGACTGCGTTCTCTGCTGCTCGCCGGTCTGAGTCTGCAAGCCGGCGCCTTGTTCTGGTTGGCAGCGCTCATCGAGCCTGGCGTGACCTACGGTTCGATGGTCCCGGCACTTCTCATGGCCGGCGTCGGCATGGGCCTGACCTTCGCTCCGAACGCGACTGCGGTCCTTGCGGACATGGACGCGCCCGATCACGGTACGGCCAGTTCGACCAACGCGACGCTTCGCGAGATCGGCGTCGCGCTGGGAATCGCGATACTGACAGCCGTCTTCCTCGCGGCGGGTGGCGCACTGACACCGCTCGGGTACGGCGAGGCCCTCACTCCTGCCCTGCGGGTGGGTGGCTGCTTTGTGCTGATAGCGCTGGTAGCGGCGTGGTTTGTTCCGACCAGGAGGCGGTAA
- the nusA gene encoding transcription termination factor NusA: MNIDIAALRAIEAEKGVPIETVIATIQTALLTAYRHTEGHKQNARIDVNIKTGSVRVMAHDTDSDGRMIGEEWDDTPEGFGRIAATTARQVILQRLRDAEHERSFGEYATHEGEIVGGVIQRDTRANSRGMVVVRIGSDAHGTEGLLPPAEQVPGETYEHGERIKCYVVGVARGQRGPQITLSRTHPNLVRKLFALEVPEIADGSVEIINVAREAGHRSKIAVASRIQGLNAKGACIGPMGQRVRNVMSELAGEKIDIIDFDEDPATFVGNALSPSKVVSVTVVDPDARAARVIVPDFQLSLAIGKEGQNARLAARLTGWRIDIRSDAAPVDEGSERSGASNG, from the coding sequence GTGAATATCGACATTGCAGCGTTGCGGGCGATCGAGGCAGAAAAGGGCGTCCCGATCGAAACGGTGATCGCCACGATCCAGACCGCGCTGCTGACGGCGTACCGGCACACCGAGGGTCACAAGCAGAACGCTCGGATCGACGTCAACATCAAGACCGGATCGGTGCGAGTCATGGCACACGACACCGATTCCGACGGACGCATGATCGGTGAGGAATGGGACGACACCCCGGAGGGATTCGGCAGGATCGCGGCTACCACTGCGCGTCAGGTCATCCTCCAGCGTCTGCGTGACGCCGAGCATGAGCGCAGCTTCGGCGAGTACGCCACGCATGAGGGTGAAATCGTCGGTGGTGTCATTCAGCGCGACACCCGCGCGAATTCGCGCGGCATGGTCGTCGTTCGCATCGGTAGCGACGCGCACGGCACCGAAGGTCTACTGCCGCCCGCCGAGCAGGTTCCGGGCGAGACCTACGAGCACGGCGAGCGCATCAAGTGCTACGTGGTCGGTGTCGCACGAGGACAGCGCGGCCCGCAGATCACACTCTCACGTACGCACCCGAACCTCGTTCGGAAACTGTTCGCGCTCGAGGTACCCGAAATTGCCGACGGCAGCGTGGAGATCATCAACGTAGCCCGCGAGGCCGGTCACCGTTCGAAGATTGCGGTTGCCTCGCGAATTCAGGGACTCAACGCGAAGGGCGCGTGCATCGGCCCGATGGGTCAGCGTGTGCGCAACGTCATGAGCGAACTCGCCGGTGAAAAGATCGACATCATCGACTTCGACGAGGATCCCGCGACGTTTGTGGGCAATGCCCTCTCGCCGTCGAAAGTGGTCTCTGTCACTGTCGTCGATCCGGATGCTCGTGCAGCCCGGGTCATCGTCCCCGATTTCCAGCTCTCGCTGGCTATCGGCAAGGAGGGCCAAAATGCCCGCCTTGCTGCACGGTTGACCGGCTGGCGCATCGATATCCGTAGCGATGCCGCACCCGTCGACGAGGGGTCGGAACGCTCCGGCGCGTCCAACGGATAA
- the infB gene encoding translation initiation factor IF-2 — protein sequence MAGKARVHELAKELGVTSKELLATLKEQGEFVKSASSTVEAPVARRLRESFPSAAGAETKSESGAAAAKPAAKPGTPAPSAAKPGAPRPGPKPVAPAPAAPEAPAAPVAPAAKAAAPAAPAAPAAPAPAAPAVASPAVPTPTFNAPKPGRPAPAAPAAPAPAAPAAPAPAAPAAAAPAAPSTGAKPGGPRPMPKAPRVGNNPYSSAPTERPAPRPAPGAPRPAPGQGGPRPTQGQGQGGSRPAPGQGGPRPAPGQGGPRPAPGQGGPRPPAGQGGPRPSPGSMPPRPNPGAMPARSARPAPGGGGRPGRPGGAPGGRPGGGGGGGGGYRGGGAPGAGAGAGAPGGAAPAGGFRGRPGGGGRPGQRGAAAGAFGRPGGAVRRGRKSKRAKRAEYESMQAPAVGGVRLPRGNGETIRLARGASLSDFADKIDANPAALVQALFNLGEMVTATQSVNDETLELLGGEMNYVVQVVSPEDEDRELLEHFDLTYGEDAGGEEDLDARPPVVTVMGHVDHGKTRLLDVIRKANVREGEAGGITQHIGAYQVLTELEGNERLVTFIDTPGHEAFTAMRARGAKATDLAILVVAADDGVMPQTVEAINHAQAADVPIVVAVNKIDKEGANPDKIRQQLTEYGLVAEEYGGDTMFVDISAKQGLNIDQLLEAVLLTADASLDLRANPDMDAQGVAIEAHLDRGRGPVATVLIQRGTLRVGDSIVAGDAYGRVRRMVDEHGEDVHEATPSRPVQVIGFTSVPGAGDNLLVVDDDRTARQIADRRNARKRNALAAKSRKRISLDDLDAALKEHSQLNLILKGDNSGTVEALEEALLAIPIDDEVQLRVIDRGVGGVTETNVNLAAASNAIIIGFNVRAEGKATELANREGVDIRYYSVIYQAIDEVEKALKGLLKPVYEEVELGKAEIRAMFRSSKIGNIAGCLVTSGSIRRNAKARLIRDSMVVAETVTISSLKREKEDVTEVREGYECGLTVTYSDIKIGDVLECYELREKPRD from the coding sequence GTGGCAGGCAAGGCCCGCGTACACGAGTTGGCTAAAGAACTCGGTGTCACCAGCAAGGAACTACTCGCAACGCTCAAAGAGCAGGGCGAGTTCGTAAAGTCTGCGTCATCCACAGTGGAGGCGCCCGTCGCCCGTCGTCTGCGGGAGTCATTCCCGTCTGCCGCCGGCGCAGAAACCAAGTCCGAGTCCGGCGCTGCAGCGGCTAAGCCCGCAGCAAAGCCCGGTACTCCGGCACCGTCTGCGGCAAAGCCTGGCGCTCCGCGTCCCGGCCCCAAGCCGGTCGCACCCGCTCCGGCTGCTCCCGAGGCTCCGGCAGCACCTGTTGCTCCCGCAGCAAAGGCGGCAGCTCCGGCTGCACCCGCAGCTCCGGCAGCTCCGGCTCCGGCAGCTCCGGCCGTCGCATCTCCGGCAGTGCCTACACCCACGTTCAACGCACCGAAGCCCGGTCGTCCGGCTCCGGCTGCTCCCGCAGCTCCGGCTCCGGCAGCACCCGCAGCTCCGGCACCGGCTGCACCCGCAGCAGCAGCTCCGGCCGCACCGTCGACCGGCGCAAAGCCCGGTGGACCGCGTCCGATGCCCAAGGCTCCGCGCGTCGGCAACAACCCGTACTCCTCGGCTCCGACCGAGCGTCCGGCTCCTCGTCCGGCTCCCGGCGCACCGCGTCCGGCACCGGGTCAGGGTGGACCTCGTCCGACTCAGGGCCAGGGTCAGGGCGGATCGCGTCCGGCTCCCGGCCAGGGCGGTCCTCGTCCGGCTCCCGGCCAGGGCGGTCCTCGTCCGGCTCCGGGTCAGGGTGGACCCCGTCCGCCCGCAGGTCAGGGTGGACCCCGTCCTAGCCCCGGCTCCATGCCTCCTCGCCCGAACCCGGGTGCAATGCCTGCTCGTTCCGCTCGTCCCGCGCCCGGTGGCGGCGGACGTCCGGGTCGTCCCGGTGGCGCTCCCGGCGGTCGTCCCGGTGGCGGCGGCGGCGGTGGCGGTGGATACCGCGGTGGCGGCGCTCCCGGCGCCGGCGCTGGTGCAGGTGCTCCCGGTGGAGCAGCTCCCGCAGGTGGTTTCCGCGGTCGTCCCGGTGGCGGTGGCCGTCCCGGTCAGCGCGGCGCAGCAGCAGGTGCATTCGGTCGTCCCGGCGGAGCAGTTCGTCGTGGACGTAAGTCGAAGCGGGCAAAGCGCGCCGAGTACGAGAGCATGCAGGCTCCCGCAGTCGGTGGCGTCAGGCTGCCTCGCGGCAACGGCGAGACCATCCGTCTCGCTCGCGGCGCGTCGCTCTCCGACTTTGCCGACAAGATCGATGCGAACCCCGCAGCGCTCGTACAGGCACTGTTCAACCTCGGCGAGATGGTCACGGCAACTCAGTCGGTAAACGACGAGACGCTGGAGCTTCTCGGTGGCGAAATGAACTACGTCGTTCAGGTCGTCAGCCCTGAGGACGAAGATCGTGAGCTGCTCGAACACTTCGACCTCACCTACGGCGAGGATGCCGGCGGAGAAGAAGACCTCGACGCCCGTCCGCCTGTGGTTACCGTCATGGGCCACGTCGACCACGGTAAGACTCGTCTGCTCGACGTGATCCGTAAGGCCAACGTCCGTGAGGGCGAAGCCGGCGGTATCACGCAGCACATCGGTGCTTACCAGGTGCTCACCGAGCTCGAGGGCAACGAGCGTCTCGTGACGTTCATCGATACTCCGGGTCACGAGGCCTTCACGGCTATGCGTGCTCGTGGTGCCAAGGCCACCGACCTCGCGATCCTTGTTGTCGCAGCCGACGATGGTGTCATGCCGCAGACGGTGGAAGCGATCAACCACGCCCAGGCGGCCGACGTGCCGATCGTGGTCGCGGTGAACAAGATCGACAAGGAAGGCGCGAACCCGGACAAGATCCGTCAGCAGCTGACCGAATACGGATTGGTTGCCGAGGAATACGGCGGAGACACCATGTTCGTCGACATCTCGGCGAAGCAGGGTCTGAACATCGACCAGCTTCTCGAAGCTGTTCTGTTGACGGCTGATGCTTCCTTGGATCTGCGCGCTAACCCGGACATGGACGCACAGGGTGTCGCCATCGAGGCACACCTCGACCGTGGCCGTGGTCCCGTTGCTACCGTGCTCATCCAGCGCGGAACGCTGCGGGTCGGCGACTCCATCGTTGCCGGTGATGCTTACGGCCGCGTCCGCCGCATGGTGGACGAGCACGGCGAGGACGTCCACGAGGCAACGCCTTCACGTCCCGTTCAGGTCATCGGCTTCACGTCGGTTCCCGGCGCAGGCGACAACCTGCTCGTGGTCGACGACGACCGGACTGCCCGTCAGATCGCAGACCGCCGCAATGCACGTAAGCGCAACGCGTTGGCAGCGAAGAGCCGCAAGCGCATCAGCCTGGACGATCTCGATGCAGCTCTGAAGGAACATTCACAGCTGAACTTGATCCTCAAGGGTGACAACTCGGGAACCGTCGAGGCTCTCGAAGAGGCATTGCTGGCAATCCCGATCGACGACGAGGTGCAGTTGCGCGTCATCGACCGTGGTGTCGGTGGCGTCACGGAGACCAACGTCAACCTGGCAGCGGCTTCCAACGCGATCATCATCGGCTTCAACGTCCGTGCCGAAGGCAAGGCGACCGAGCTGGCGAACCGCGAGGGCGTCGACATCCGGTACTACTCGGTGATCTACCAGGCCATCGACGAGGTCGAGAAGGCTCTCAAGGGTCTGCTCAAGCCGGTCTACGAAGAGGTCGAGCTGGGCAAGGCGGAGATCCGTGCGATGTTCCGTTCGTCCAAGATCGGCAACATTGCCGGTTGCTTGGTCACGTCGGGCTCCATCCGTCGCAACGCCAAGGCACGTCTCATCCGCGACAGCATGGTTGTCGCCGAGACGGTCACCATCTCCTCGCTCAAGCGGGAGAAGGAAGACGTCACCGAGGTTCGCGAAGGCTATGAATGTGGTTTGACCGTCACCTACTCCGATATCAAGATCGGTGACGTTCTCGAGTGCTACGAGCTTCGTGAGAAGCCGCGCGACTGA